One Candidatus Binatus sp. genomic region harbors:
- a CDS encoding AarF/ABC1/UbiB kinase family protein → MPKRTSLTSGRARRAMKMGELASQVGSSYLWNQLRRPFLSAPARERELLETHIRNARRVVEGSQQLRGAFMKLIQMLSMRQDLLPGEALDVLRATQSNVPPMSYSTISEQILREIGKRPEALFRSFDQTAFAAASLGQVHRAITRDGIEVAVKVQYPGVEDTVEQDLGNLKLLLRTLQALGHDVMRQEIDTGAIYKELEQRLREELDYVNEARNMTEFKRRLEDDDEIVIPRCLKELSSRRVLTMTYVDGYPLADVMGDGVDLELREWVAHKMHAFAWRQILEFGVLHTDFHPGNYVVSHHPRMGVLDFGSIRRFPEPVRKANLQVARAIVSGDDKLLAAGMIKLGYLDREQDPAPMVEVIHILFEPMMTDRDFDPLEYDAVAKASKVGEIALGNRLYKSPAHSVFLIRALIGLEGITRGLGVKTNYRRIFKQCIDRIPK, encoded by the coding sequence TGAGCGCGCCCGCGCGCGAGCGCGAACTGCTCGAAACGCACATCCGCAACGCGCGCCGCGTCGTCGAAGGCTCGCAGCAACTGCGCGGCGCGTTCATGAAGCTCATCCAGATGCTCTCGATGCGCCAGGATTTGCTGCCCGGCGAGGCGCTCGACGTGCTGCGCGCGACGCAATCGAACGTCCCGCCGATGAGCTACTCGACCATCTCCGAGCAGATTCTCCGCGAAATCGGCAAACGTCCCGAAGCGCTGTTCAGGAGTTTCGATCAGACCGCATTCGCCGCCGCATCGCTCGGCCAGGTGCATCGCGCGATCACCCGCGACGGTATCGAAGTCGCCGTGAAGGTTCAGTATCCCGGCGTCGAGGATACCGTCGAGCAGGATCTCGGCAATCTGAAACTGTTGCTGCGAACGCTGCAGGCGCTCGGGCATGACGTGATGCGCCAGGAAATCGACACGGGTGCGATCTACAAGGAACTCGAGCAGCGGCTGCGCGAGGAACTCGATTACGTGAACGAAGCGCGCAACATGACCGAATTCAAGCGCCGCCTCGAAGACGACGATGAGATCGTTATCCCGCGCTGCCTGAAGGAGTTGAGTTCCCGCCGCGTGCTTACGATGACCTACGTCGATGGCTATCCGCTCGCCGACGTGATGGGCGATGGGGTCGATCTCGAACTGCGCGAATGGGTCGCGCACAAGATGCACGCTTTTGCGTGGCGGCAGATCCTCGAGTTCGGCGTGCTGCACACCGATTTCCATCCGGGCAATTATGTGGTCAGCCATCATCCGCGGATGGGCGTGCTCGATTTCGGGTCGATTCGGCGCTTTCCGGAGCCGGTGCGCAAAGCCAATCTGCAGGTCGCCCGCGCGATCGTCAGCGGCGACGACAAGTTGCTCGCCGCCGGCATGATCAAGCTTGGCTACCTCGATCGCGAGCAGGATCCGGCGCCGATGGTCGAGGTGATCCATATCCTGTTCGAGCCGATGATGACTGATCGCGACTTCGATCCGCTGGAATACGATGCGGTCGCGAAAGCATCGAAGGTCGGCGAAATCGCGCTCGGCAATCGCCTTTACAAATCGCCTGCGCATAGCGTGTTCCTGATTCGCGCGCTGATCGGGCTTGAAGGAATCACCCGCGGTCTCGGCGTCAAAACCAACTATCGTCGAATCTTCAAGCAGTGCATCGATCGGATTCCAAAATGA